The following are encoded in a window of uncultured Fibrobacter sp. genomic DNA:
- the ilvC gene encoding ketol-acid reductoisomerase, with product MNYFNSIPMRRQLEEIGHCRFMEHSEFSRGVEALKGKKIVFVGCGAQGLHQGLDLRDSGLDVSYTLRKEAIEQKRQSWKNATENGFKVGTYEEMIPDADLVCNLTPDKQHHNVIPAIMKLMKKGAALSYSHGFNIVEEGQEIRKDITVIMVAPKGPGSEVRSEYVRGFGMPCLIAVHPENDPEGKGWDYAKAYAAGLHADRPGVLESSFVAEVKSDLMGEQTILCGMLQTGTILCYDKMVKEFGVEPAYAVKLLQYGWETISEALKHGGITNMMDRLSNPAKIRATELAEKMKKIMKPLYCEHQDNIISGKFSSTMMVDWEAGDKDLLKWRGETGELEFEKVEATDKVITEQEYFDRGVLMTAMIKAGVELAFETMCSVGIKPMSAYYESLHETPLIANLIARKKLYEMNRVISDTAEYGCYLFANKCVPLLADFMKNEVKKDDIGAIYGEGKTTAVDNEELIKVNKNIRQHPVEEVGAWLRERMSGMTKVV from the coding sequence ATGAATTATTTCAATTCTATCCCTATGCGTCGCCAACTCGAAGAAATTGGCCACTGCCGTTTCATGGAACATTCTGAATTCAGCCGTGGTGTTGAAGCCCTCAAGGGTAAGAAGATCGTGTTCGTCGGTTGCGGTGCTCAGGGTCTCCATCAGGGTCTCGACCTTCGCGATAGCGGCTTGGATGTTTCCTACACGCTCCGCAAGGAAGCCATCGAACAGAAGCGCCAGTCCTGGAAGAACGCTACTGAAAACGGCTTCAAGGTCGGTACCTACGAAGAAATGATTCCGGATGCAGACCTCGTTTGCAACCTCACACCGGACAAGCAGCACCACAACGTGATCCCGGCCATCATGAAGCTCATGAAGAAGGGCGCCGCCCTCTCTTACAGCCACGGCTTCAACATCGTTGAAGAAGGCCAGGAAATCCGCAAGGACATCACCGTGATCATGGTCGCCCCGAAGGGCCCGGGTTCCGAAGTCCGTAGCGAATACGTTCGCGGTTTCGGTATGCCCTGCCTCATCGCCGTGCACCCGGAAAACGACCCCGAAGGTAAGGGTTGGGACTATGCCAAGGCTTACGCCGCTGGCCTCCATGCCGACCGTCCGGGCGTTCTCGAAAGCTCTTTCGTTGCCGAAGTGAAGTCTGACCTCATGGGCGAACAGACCATCCTTTGCGGTATGCTCCAGACCGGTACCATCCTTTGCTACGACAAGATGGTGAAGGAATTCGGCGTTGAACCGGCTTACGCGGTCAAGCTGCTCCAGTACGGCTGGGAAACCATTTCCGAAGCCCTGAAGCATGGCGGCATCACCAACATGATGGACCGTCTCTCCAACCCGGCCAAGATCCGCGCAACGGAACTCGCCGAAAAGATGAAGAAGATCATGAAGCCGCTCTACTGCGAACACCAGGACAACATTATCTCTGGCAAGTTCTCCAGCACCATGATGGTGGACTGGGAAGCCGGCGACAAGGATTTGCTCAAGTGGCGTGGCGAAACGGGCGAACTCGAATTCGAAAAGGTCGAAGCTACCGACAAGGTGATCACCGAACAGGAATACTTCGACCGCGGCGTTCTCATGACCGCCATGATCAAGGCCGGTGTGGAACTCGCATTCGAAACCATGTGCTCCGTGGGCATCAAGCCGATGAGCGCCTACTACGAATCTCTCCACGAGACTCCGCTTATCGCCAACCTCATCGCTCGTAAGAAGTTGTACGAAATGAACCGCGTGATCAGCGACACCGCCGAATACGGTTGCTACCTGTTCGCCAACAAGTGCGTGCCTCTGCTTGCCGACTTCATGAAGAACGAAGTGAAGAAGGACGACATCGGCGCTATCTACGGCGAAGGCAAGACCACCGCTGTGGATAACGAAGAACTCATCAAGGTGAACAAGAACATTCGTCAGCATCCGGTTGAAGAAGTCGGTGCTTGGC
- a CDS encoding fibrobacter succinogenes major paralogous domain-containing protein: MKMLDCVISGITKLRSRRLSTYLFVSVIMTLFAACSTPTVSSDDAGEDDYSSSIDKLKESFFNPDIDYGSMIDSRDGRVYRTVKIGEQTWMAENLNYAIANGSFCYGNVSSNCAKYGRLYTWAAAIDSVKLYDDGDGVDCGYGKTCKMPEKVQGSCPGGWHLPSNTEWTTLFTTVGGKSMAGKMLKSQSGWYKDGNGSDSVGFAAQPAGRIIYNTGAFNRLGSLADFWTASGGDSEKFAYAVFLDYDWDRAAQNNANKVYGHSVRCVKD, encoded by the coding sequence ATGAAAATGCTTGATTGTGTCATAAGTGGAATAACGAAATTGCGTAGTCGAAGGTTGTCTACTTATTTGTTCGTTTCTGTGATTATGACGCTCTTTGCTGCGTGTTCTACGCCGACGGTTTCTAGTGACGATGCTGGTGAAGATGATTATTCGTCTTCTATCGACAAGCTGAAGGAAAGTTTTTTTAATCCTGACATTGACTATGGCTCTATGATAGACAGTCGTGACGGGCGAGTTTACAGAACGGTGAAAATTGGCGAACAGACCTGGATGGCGGAAAACTTGAACTACGCCATAGCCAATGGTAGTTTTTGCTACGGCAACGTCTCTAGCAATTGTGCCAAGTATGGTAGGCTCTACACCTGGGCTGCGGCGATTGACTCGGTGAAACTTTACGACGATGGTGACGGGGTGGATTGCGGTTATGGCAAGACTTGCAAAATGCCAGAAAAGGTGCAGGGGTCTTGCCCTGGTGGCTGGCATTTGCCATCAAATACTGAATGGACTACCCTGTTCACGACAGTGGGCGGAAAATCAATGGCTGGTAAGATGCTGAAGTCTCAGAGTGGTTGGTATAAGGATGGAAACGGTTCTGATTCGGTTGGTTTTGCCGCACAGCCTGCTGGCCGCATAATCTATAACACTGGCGCTTTCAACCGCTTAGGCAGTCTCGCTGACTTCTGGACAGCCTCTGGTGGCGATAGCGAAAAGTTTGCCTACGCAGTTTTTCTGGACTACGATTGGGACAGGGCTGCTCAGAATAATGCCAATAAGGTCTATGGACATTCCGTCCGTTGCGTAAAGGACTGA
- a CDS encoding alpha/beta hydrolase encodes MKNLVIYVHGKGGNADEALHYKNLFPDADVLGVDYKAETPWDAKKEFPVYFDSVAAGYGEVTLIANSIGAFFSMNALGDKPIKRAYFISPMVNLEKLICDMMTWAGVSEEELREKKSMPTNFGETLSWEYLCYVRENPIEWRIPTKILYGSNDNLTSLETMREFAQKIGASLTVMDGGEHWFHTAEQMAFLDRWIRE; translated from the coding sequence ATGAAAAATCTTGTTATTTACGTGCATGGAAAGGGCGGAAACGCTGACGAGGCGCTGCATTACAAGAATCTGTTTCCTGACGCCGATGTTCTTGGGGTTGATTACAAGGCTGAAACCCCGTGGGATGCCAAGAAGGAATTTCCGGTTTATTTTGATTCCGTCGCGGCGGGCTACGGCGAAGTAACCCTTATTGCGAATAGCATCGGGGCGTTCTTCTCGATGAATGCGTTGGGCGATAAGCCCATCAAGCGGGCTTATTTTATTTCGCCGATGGTTAACCTGGAAAAGCTGATTTGTGACATGATGACGTGGGCGGGTGTCTCCGAAGAGGAACTTCGCGAAAAGAAAAGCATGCCGACGAATTTCGGCGAGACGCTCTCGTGGGAATACCTGTGCTATGTGCGCGAAAACCCCATCGAGTGGCGCATCCCCACGAAGATTCTGTACGGCTCGAATGACAACCTGACCTCGCTAGAAACGATGCGCGAATTTGCCCAGAAAATCGGCGCATCCCTGACCGTGATGGACGGCGGCGAACACTGGTTTCACACCGCCGAGCAGATGGCCTTTTTGGACAGATGGATTCGGGAATGA